One Streptococcus sp. S1 DNA window includes the following coding sequences:
- a CDS encoding lytic exoenzyme target recognition domain-containing protein encodes MSVQQLTVNWFINHRGLLTYSMLGSRNGADGTADCSGSISQALKEAGIKIIGLPSTVTLGQQLANNGFYRVSINQSWDAQTGDIVLMSWGADMSSSGGAGGHVGVMIDDTYFISCDYSTQGATGQAINTYPWNDYYNWNKPAYIEVWRYADTAPQTNNQANTTVQPKDKAFYQANDVKYVNGIYQIKCDYLAPVGFDWTENGIPVSLVNWVDKDGNNLPDGADKDFKAGMYFSFELDEVHIADTGKGGYYGGYYWRWFEFGQFGPVWLSCWDKDDLVNYYE; translated from the coding sequence ATGAGTGTACAACAATTAACAGTCAACTGGTTTATCAATCATCGTGGGCTACTCACTTATTCCATGCTTGGAAGTCGTAACGGAGCAGACGGCACGGCTGATTGCTCCGGCTCAATTTCACAGGCTCTTAAAGAAGCAGGGATCAAGATCATCGGCTTACCGTCAACGGTTACGCTTGGACAGCAACTCGCAAATAACGGCTTCTATCGTGTGAGTATCAATCAATCTTGGGACGCTCAAACGGGCGATATCGTCCTTATGAGCTGGGGCGCTGATATGTCCTCATCTGGCGGTGCTGGTGGCCACGTCGGAGTCATGATCGACGATACATACTTTATTTCTTGCGATTATTCAACTCAAGGCGCAACTGGTCAAGCGATCAACACTTACCCGTGGAATGATTACTATAACTGGAATAAACCAGCTTATATCGAGGTTTGGCGTTATGCTGACACAGCACCACAGACCAACAACCAAGCTAACACAACCGTACAGCCAAAAGACAAGGCCTTTTATCAAGCGAATGATGTCAAATACGTTAACGGTATCTATCAGATCAAGTGCGATTATCTCGCGCCCGTGGGCTTTGACTGGACCGAGAACGGTATTCCTGTTTCTTTGGTAAACTGGGTTGATAAGGACGGAAACAACTTGCCAGACGGAGCGGACAAAGACTTCAAAGCTGGTATGTACTTTAGTTTTGAACTTGATGAAGTCCATATCGCAGATACCGGCAAGGGCGGTTACTACGGTGGCTATTACTGGCGATGGTTTGAATTTGGCCAATTTGGACCAGTCTGGCTTTCGTGCTGGGATAAAGACGATCTAGTAAACTATTATGAGTAA